A section of the Pedobacter sp. HDW13 genome encodes:
- a CDS encoding outer membrane beta-barrel protein, whose product MYLSSSFNFNYNNTNSRNSSLNHQTGFSKQDFKNYTNNSNKTPSLRASLNFSKKLKKNTLSGSFSFSTSSTGSDQDIITNTLYYDANGKLEKDSLLNRSVYNNNNHKQFGVGLSYGFILKRDSLTTKSISLNYNGSVNINQSDLQTYVLNQTTFTSSKVDSLSVFTQNSTINQSLNLSYYQSGKKSRITGGLNIRPNLVRNNYPELNSTYSNTYINFSPTFNYSRNITQSKTISVNYSGQNSNPSILQMQPVRNTQNLQNIVIGNPNLKSTFNHSVSSNFNYFGKKSNISFQSGFSISTSNNEIVNNIIIIPDTLGAFKQETRFENVNGNYNANFNYNLNIPFKSRKYTISLNGTAGNSRKTAIINNDKTFNKGFNFSQNISGAFTIKKFTVNMSMGYSMSTNNDNMFGQFSSYGQTPYNLLLNTGQSFFRTKSFSSNFSTSLRLSGLRLSFNGNYNRSKNDNNNTPLNVNTKVQSLNLGASGNVTIFKSYNFNINANKRITKGYSLTNINPLMINIEAGKSFLKNRALNCSISVNDLLNEGNNVSQRVMGNSIIESRSNQVMRVVTFGMSYNISTFGDKSFRLRKE is encoded by the coding sequence ATATATTTATCAAGTTCTTTTAATTTCAATTATAATAACACCAACTCTCGTAACAGTTCATTAAATCATCAAACAGGTTTTAGCAAACAAGATTTTAAAAACTACACCAATAACAGCAACAAAACTCCGTCATTACGCGCCAGTTTAAATTTTTCTAAAAAGCTAAAAAAAAATACTTTATCAGGAAGTTTTTCATTTTCAACTTCATCAACCGGATCTGATCAGGATATCATAACCAATACTTTATATTATGATGCAAATGGTAAGTTAGAGAAAGACTCCTTACTTAACAGAAGTGTTTATAACAACAATAACCATAAACAATTTGGTGTTGGATTGAGTTACGGATTCATACTTAAAAGAGATTCATTAACTACAAAAAGTATTTCCTTAAATTATAATGGATCAGTAAATATAAACCAGAGCGATCTTCAAACTTATGTACTAAATCAAACAACTTTTACTTCATCAAAGGTCGATTCATTAAGTGTATTTACACAGAATTCGACTATCAACCAGTCATTAAATCTTTCCTATTACCAATCAGGAAAAAAAAGCAGAATAACCGGAGGATTAAATATCAGGCCTAACCTGGTTCGGAATAATTATCCGGAATTAAATAGTACCTATAGCAACACCTACATTAATTTTTCACCAACGTTTAACTACTCCAGAAACATAACGCAATCCAAAACAATATCGGTTAATTACAGTGGCCAGAATAGCAACCCGTCTATTTTGCAGATGCAACCAGTTCGAAATACACAAAACCTACAAAATATTGTAATTGGAAACCCTAATCTAAAATCAACTTTCAACCATTCCGTTTCATCTAATTTTAATTACTTTGGAAAAAAATCAAATATTTCCTTTCAAAGTGGCTTCAGTATTAGTACCAGCAATAACGAAATTGTAAATAATATCATCATCATTCCGGATACACTTGGGGCATTTAAGCAAGAAACTCGTTTTGAAAATGTAAATGGCAATTATAACGCAAACTTTAACTACAATTTAAACATTCCTTTTAAATCCCGTAAGTACACCATCAGTTTAAACGGAACAGCTGGCAATTCCAGAAAAACGGCCATAATTAACAACGATAAAACTTTTAATAAGGGCTTTAATTTTTCACAAAACATTTCGGGCGCTTTTACAATTAAAAAGTTTACCGTAAATATGAGCATGGGATATTCAATGAGCACTAATAATGATAATATGTTTGGGCAATTTTCGTCCTATGGCCAAACACCTTATAATCTTTTGCTCAATACCGGCCAATCTTTCTTTAGAACCAAGAGTTTCAGCAGTAATTTTTCTACATCACTTAGATTAAGTGGTTTAAGGCTAAGTTTTAACGGAAATTATAACAGGAGTAAGAATGACAATAACAATACGCCACTAAATGTAAATACCAAAGTACAATCGCTTAATTTAGGGGCTTCGGGAAATGTAACGATATTTAAATCATACAATTTCAATATCAATGCAAATAAACGAATTACCAAAGGATATAGTTTAACTAATATTAATCCATTAATGATTAATATTGAGGCTGGAAAATCCTTCTTAAAAAACAGAGCGCTAAACTGCAGCATAAGTGTTAATGATTTGCTCAATGAAGGAAATAATGTATCGCAAAGAGTTATGGGGAATTCCATTATAGAGAGTAGAAGCAATCAGGTTATGCGGGTTGTTACTTTTGGAATGAGTTATAATATATCCACTTTTGGCGACAAATCGTTTAGATTAAGGAAAGAATAA
- a CDS encoding PD-(D/E)XK nuclease family protein produces the protein MISFLQEVAEDLIEKFGANLQHCAIVFNNKRPAAYMQKYLSDIIKKPFFSPYFYTIQEFFAAATNYKIADFYLQFFTLHKIYNQLLAEEKLEPISSHKFFPLAKIILSDFTQIDNDLVDAEKLYRDLEDISVINKDFDYLSPEQYEFLAQFWTSYSEGKHKKQQELFIKMWRRMPKLYHKFHAALKVQDYLTNGYVYRHLAEEMSLQENLPVDFEKGKIILVGFNALTRAEAKIFMQLQEADKALFYFDADEYYLNDPLQEAGLFLRKNLNQLGLKNVFEYSTSLMKTESHQVNVFKVQGQSAQAKILNNILADDYSDPNEVGSTVVVLADESLLMPALQTIPTSYNKKTIDLNVTMGFALATSSIFGLADLWFSSQLEIIQNGKVSYKNVEAFLTHPLTALSQKMRDKILTALLTENEVEIQHERLLRQSGLFEVFYKKIDSPKSVVPYLLAVFDFILTRLSNAKTLKKIDAELFVKTIQELNRLHDTFGKHIGEEDVTFVIYLVQKSLQAIAVPLSGDPLNGIQLMGLLETRNLNFDKVVILGFNEGIIPKSSIGNSFIPDSIRRVYGLPVLENLDAISSYMVYRLMQRAKNINFVYNSLTDESTSGEASRILKQLEYESGFSFAYHELNLEVKTKAFKEVKIEKTNNVFIQQTLQKYLNKQKVLSPSALTQYISNPIDFFFNYIAGIKEPKEVSAVVEANEIGSILHKVMEYFYEDLRKAEISAEKIKEKRKQIPALTQKAFNAVMFNHPDKVMEYKGMQKVILSIVEAYVHIILNQDENQAPFNIISLEQKVEAEISFPLKNQEASIKIFGFIDRVDVKDGITRIVDYKTGSDKLTFKDVAELFNSDGKNINKALVQTLLYTYAYEQFSGKTGVEPNLYVVKTMAVDGVWFKSGRQSLSGEYLDEIKPEFLAELRKKLTELFEAPYFVASAVEDNYKYSIYKTLFGK, from the coding sequence ATGATCTCATTTCTACAGGAAGTTGCCGAAGATCTAATTGAAAAATTTGGAGCCAACCTCCAGCATTGCGCCATTGTTTTTAACAATAAGCGCCCAGCTGCTTATATGCAGAAATACCTGTCCGATATAATTAAAAAGCCTTTTTTTAGCCCTTATTTTTATACCATACAAGAGTTTTTTGCAGCAGCCACCAATTATAAAATTGCCGATTTTTACCTGCAGTTTTTCACCCTGCATAAAATTTACAACCAGCTTTTAGCTGAAGAAAAACTCGAACCAATTTCGAGCCATAAGTTTTTTCCACTGGCTAAGATTATCTTGAGCGATTTTACCCAAATAGACAACGACTTAGTTGATGCTGAAAAACTATACCGTGACCTGGAAGATATTTCAGTAATCAATAAAGATTTCGATTATTTAAGCCCCGAACAATACGAGTTTTTAGCACAATTCTGGACCTCTTACTCAGAAGGGAAACATAAAAAGCAGCAGGAGCTCTTCATTAAAATGTGGCGCAGAATGCCAAAACTTTACCATAAGTTTCACGCCGCCCTTAAAGTACAGGATTATTTAACCAATGGCTATGTATACCGCCATCTAGCAGAGGAAATGAGTCTGCAAGAGAATTTACCAGTAGATTTCGAAAAAGGAAAGATCATTTTGGTAGGCTTTAACGCGTTAACCAGGGCCGAAGCCAAAATATTTATGCAGTTGCAAGAAGCAGATAAGGCACTTTTCTATTTTGATGCAGACGAATATTACCTAAACGATCCATTGCAGGAAGCAGGCCTGTTTTTACGTAAAAACCTCAATCAGCTGGGTTTAAAAAATGTGTTTGAGTACAGTACCAGCCTGATGAAAACCGAATCTCATCAGGTTAACGTTTTTAAGGTTCAGGGGCAATCTGCGCAGGCAAAAATATTAAACAACATTCTGGCCGACGATTATTCTGACCCCAATGAGGTTGGCTCAACTGTTGTAGTACTAGCCGATGAAAGCCTGCTGATGCCTGCTCTGCAAACCATCCCGACCAGTTACAACAAAAAAACCATCGACTTAAATGTAACCATGGGTTTTGCCCTGGCCACCTCGAGCATATTCGGATTGGCCGACTTGTGGTTTTCCAGTCAGCTGGAAATTATACAAAATGGCAAAGTGAGTTATAAAAATGTGGAAGCCTTTTTAACGCATCCGCTAACAGCTTTAAGTCAGAAAATGCGCGATAAAATCCTGACGGCACTATTAACTGAAAATGAGGTTGAAATCCAGCATGAACGTTTATTGCGTCAAAGCGGTTTGTTCGAAGTTTTTTATAAAAAAATCGACAGTCCAAAAAGTGTGGTGCCGTATTTGCTGGCTGTGTTCGATTTTATTTTAACCCGCTTATCGAACGCCAAAACACTAAAGAAAATAGATGCCGAACTGTTTGTTAAAACCATACAGGAGCTTAACCGCCTGCACGACACCTTTGGGAAGCATATTGGCGAAGAAGATGTAACCTTTGTAATCTACCTGGTGCAAAAATCGCTGCAGGCTATAGCCGTTCCTCTTTCCGGCGATCCTTTGAACGGCATCCAGCTGATGGGTTTACTGGAAACCCGCAACCTGAATTTCGATAAGGTGGTGATTTTAGGTTTTAACGAAGGAATTATCCCTAAATCATCAATTGGTAACAGTTTTATTCCCGATAGCATCCGCCGGGTATATGGCCTGCCCGTACTCGAAAACCTTGATGCAATTTCATCCTATATGGTTTATCGGCTAATGCAGCGTGCAAAGAATATCAACTTTGTGTATAACAGCCTCACCGACGAATCTACATCAGGCGAAGCCAGCAGGATTTTAAAGCAGCTGGAATACGAAAGCGGTTTCAGTTTTGCTTATCATGAGCTTAATTTAGAGGTAAAAACCAAAGCCTTTAAAGAAGTAAAAATCGAAAAAACCAATAATGTTTTTATCCAGCAAACGCTGCAAAAATACCTCAATAAACAAAAAGTACTTTCGCCATCTGCACTAACGCAATACATTTCGAACCCGATAGATTTCTTTTTCAATTACATTGCAGGCATTAAAGAGCCCAAAGAAGTTAGTGCAGTGGTTGAAGCAAACGAAATTGGTTCGATATTGCACAAGGTGATGGAATATTTCTACGAAGACTTAAGAAAAGCAGAAATCTCAGCAGAAAAGATTAAGGAAAAAAGGAAGCAGATCCCCGCTTTAACCCAAAAAGCTTTTAATGCGGTTATGTTCAACCATCCCGACAAGGTAATGGAGTACAAAGGCATGCAAAAGGTAATTTTATCTATTGTTGAAGCCTATGTACACATCATTTTAAATCAGGATGAAAATCAGGCTCCCTTTAACATAATCAGTTTGGAGCAAAAGGTTGAGGCCGAAATTAGCTTTCCTTTAAAAAATCAGGAAGCGAGTATTAAAATTTTTGGTTTTATAGACCGTGTTGATGTAAAGGATGGCATAACCAGAATTGTAGATTATAAAACCGGAAGCGATAAACTTACTTTTAAAGATGTTGCTGAACTCTTCAATTCAGATGGAAAAAACATCAATAAGGCGCTGGTGCAAACCTTGCTTTACACTTACGCCTACGAACAATTTTCGGGTAAAACCGGTGTAGAGCCGAATCTTTATGTGGTTAAAACCATGGCGGTAGATGGGGTTTGGTTTAAATCGGGCAGACAAAGCCTTTCTGGTGAATACCTCGATGAAATAAAACCGGAATTCCTTGCAGAGCTCAGAAAAAAACTGACCGAACTTTTTGAGGCACCTTATTTTGTAGCCAGCGCCGTTGAGGATAATTACAAATACTCTATTTATAAAACTTTGTTTGGAAAATAG
- a CDS encoding GNAT family N-acetyltransferase, with amino-acid sequence MLTLNFTKFPILETERLILREHQLSDADNLFAMRTNETVMKYIDRERPKDLLEIKTFITTFNEGFENGDNLAWVIALKENPDQMIGSIGYWRTDFANHRAEIGYMLHPDYWRQGIISEALNRTIHFGFEDMNLHSIKANINVENNASRQILLKHSFVKEALFKEDYYFRGQFLDSEIYGLLNPNH; translated from the coding sequence ATGCTAACCTTAAACTTCACCAAATTCCCAATATTAGAAACCGAAAGATTAATCCTTCGTGAGCATCAGTTATCGGATGCAGATAACTTATTTGCCATGCGCACCAATGAAACAGTGATGAAATACATTGATAGGGAAAGGCCTAAAGATTTGTTAGAGATTAAAACCTTTATTACCACATTTAATGAAGGTTTTGAAAACGGCGACAATTTAGCCTGGGTGATTGCATTGAAAGAAAATCCAGATCAAATGATAGGCTCCATTGGGTATTGGCGTACCGATTTTGCCAACCACAGAGCAGAAATTGGCTATATGCTTCATCCCGACTATTGGCGCCAGGGCATCATTTCTGAAGCTTTAAACAGAACAATACATTTTGGTTTTGAGGATATGAATTTGCATAGCATCAAAGCAAACATTAATGTTGAAAACAATGCTTCAAGGCAAATACTGCTCAAACACAGTTTCGTAAAAGAAGCGCTTTTTAAAGAAGATTATTATTTCAGAGGTCAATTTCTTGATAGTGAAATTTATGGTTTGTTGAATCCAAATCATTAA
- a CDS encoding pyruvate dehydrogenase complex E1 component subunit beta, which translates to MREIQFREALREAMSEEMRKDDRVFLLGEEVAEYNGAYKVSQGMLDEFGAKRIIDTPIAELGFAGIATGAATAGLIPIVEFMTFNFSLVAIDQIINGAAKILSMSGGQFSCPMVFRGPTGNAGQLGAQHSQNFENWFANTPGLKVVVPSTPYDAKGLLKQAIIDPDPVIFMESEVMYGDKGDVPAEEYYIEFGKANVTKQGTDVTIVTFGKMLTRVVNPAVEELTKEGINVEVIDLRTVRPIDYATIIESVKKTNRLVVVEEAWPLASISSEIAFNVQRNAFDYLDAPVLRITCADVPLPYSPTLIAASLPNAERVIKAVKEVMYATK; encoded by the coding sequence ATGAGAGAAATCCAATTTAGAGAAGCACTACGCGAAGCCATGAGCGAAGAAATGCGTAAAGATGACCGCGTTTTTTTATTAGGTGAAGAAGTAGCAGAATATAACGGTGCATACAAAGTAAGTCAGGGTATGCTTGATGAGTTTGGTGCTAAACGTATTATCGATACACCTATTGCCGAATTAGGTTTCGCTGGTATTGCAACTGGTGCAGCAACTGCTGGCCTTATTCCAATTGTAGAGTTCATGACATTTAACTTCTCTTTAGTTGCAATCGATCAGATTATCAACGGAGCAGCTAAAATCTTATCAATGAGCGGTGGTCAATTCTCTTGCCCAATGGTTTTCCGTGGCCCAACAGGTAATGCCGGTCAACTAGGTGCACAACACTCACAAAACTTCGAAAACTGGTTTGCCAACACTCCAGGCTTAAAAGTTGTTGTTCCATCAACTCCTTACGATGCTAAAGGTTTATTAAAACAAGCTATCATTGATCCAGATCCGGTAATTTTTATGGAATCGGAAGTAATGTACGGCGATAAAGGCGATGTTCCTGCAGAAGAATATTACATAGAGTTTGGTAAAGCCAACGTAACCAAACAAGGTACTGATGTAACCATCGTAACTTTCGGTAAAATGTTAACCCGCGTGGTAAACCCTGCTGTAGAAGAATTAACCAAAGAAGGAATCAATGTTGAGGTAATCGATTTACGTACTGTTCGTCCTATCGATTATGCAACGATCATCGAATCGGTTAAGAAAACAAACCGTTTAGTGGTAGTGGAAGAAGCATGGCCATTGGCTTCAATTTCTTCTGAAATTGCTTTCAACGTACAAAGAAATGCATTTGATTATTTAGATGCACCAGTTTTACGTATCACTTGTGCCGATGTTCCACTTCCATATTCACCAACTTTAATCGCAGCAAGCTTACCAAATGCTGAGCGCGTAATTAAAGCGGTAAAAGAAGTAATGTACGCAACAAAATAA
- a CDS encoding pentapeptide repeat-containing protein gives MPEYIADQTFEKADFTLRALPKAEYENCKFINCDFSNSDLSGVKFLDCQFTHCNLSLVNITKTTFNDVNFSDCKMLGLRFENCNDFGLAFGFNNAKLDHCSFYKLKLKKTAFKNSQLHEVDFSESDLAGATFENCDLLSATFDKTMLEKADFRTAYNYSIDPDNNRIKKAKFSQSGLAGLLHKYDIVISQ, from the coding sequence ATGCCTGAATACATTGCCGACCAAACATTCGAAAAAGCCGATTTTACCTTACGCGCATTGCCAAAAGCAGAATATGAAAACTGTAAATTCATCAACTGCGATTTTTCCAATTCAGATTTAAGTGGTGTTAAATTTCTGGATTGTCAGTTTACCCACTGTAACCTGAGCTTAGTCAATATTACCAAAACAACATTCAACGATGTAAATTTCAGCGATTGCAAAATGTTGGGATTGAGGTTCGAAAACTGTAACGATTTTGGGCTGGCGTTTGGCTTTAACAATGCAAAACTAGATCATTGCTCCTTCTATAAACTCAAATTAAAAAAAACAGCTTTTAAAAATTCACAACTGCACGAAGTCGACTTTTCAGAAAGTGATCTTGCAGGCGCTACTTTCGAAAACTGCGATTTATTGAGTGCTACATTCGATAAAACCATGTTGGAAAAAGCAGATTTTAGAACTGCTTATAATTATTCTATAGATCCGGACAACAACAGGATCAAAAAAGCTAAATTCTCACAATCTGGCTTAGCTGGCTTGTTACACAAATATGATATCGTAATCAGTCAATAA
- a CDS encoding iron chaperone — translation MEQPKPENIDQYIANFPAATQKLLQQVRETIQLAAPEAKEVISYGMPAFKQKGILVYFAGYTKHIGFYPTGSGINAFKNEFGDYKWSKGAVQFPIDQSMPLELITRITKFKAERDLEKALKKK, via the coding sequence ATGGAACAGCCGAAACCAGAAAACATCGATCAGTATATCGCCAATTTCCCCGCAGCAACCCAGAAACTGCTACAACAAGTGCGAGAAACCATTCAACTTGCAGCACCTGAAGCTAAAGAAGTAATCAGTTATGGTATGCCAGCCTTTAAGCAAAAAGGGATTTTAGTGTACTTTGCCGGTTATACCAAACACATTGGCTTTTACCCTACTGGCTCTGGCATCAACGCCTTTAAAAATGAATTTGGCGATTATAAATGGAGCAAGGGAGCTGTTCAGTTCCCGATAGATCAATCCATGCCTTTAGAGCTGATTACAAGAATTACCAAATTTAAAGCAGAACGTGATCTGGAGAAAGCCCTAAAAAAGAAATAA
- a CDS encoding Tex family protein, translated as MLTHHKIIAAELKVAEKQVTATINLLDEGATVPFISRYRKELTGSLDEVEVAAIRDRVLQLRDLDKRREAILKSMTDLGKLTPELEKQINEAETISLLEDIYLPYKPKRKTRASVAKEKGLEPLALQIFDQSSFDLGAEADKFIDTEKGVNSLEEALAGARDIIAEMISENAEARTKMRTYFQEKADFKSEVIKGKEEEGIKYKDYFEWNEPVKTAASHRVLAMRRGEKELILRLDALPPAEDAIALLENQFVLGNNAASKQVQQALEDGYKRLLEPAMETELRVFTKQKADEEAIRVFAENARQLLLAAPMGQKNVLAIDPGFRTGCKVVCLDKQGQLLENTAIYPHTGQGNVKNAEFSIQQLCEKHDIEAIAIGNGTAGRETETFVRGLNLPHITIVMVNESGASIYSASEVAREEFPTHDITVRGAVSIGRRLMDPLAELVKIDPKSIGVGQYQHDVDQNKLQASLDDTVISAVNAVGVELNTASKQILAYVSGLGPALAQNIVDYRNTHGAFKNRESLKKVPRLGDKAYEQAAGFLRIRNAENVLDTSGVHPERYAVVDKMAKDLGTTVSALMKDTQLQKQIKPQQYVTDEIGLPTLNDILKELAKPGRDPREQFEAFSFTDGVNEIADLRTGMKLPGIVTNITNFGAFVDIGVHQDGLVHTSQLANRFVANPNDVVKVHQKVEVTVMEVDVARKRISLSMKTEASPKSEVRSQKPRDQKTKQDYKPNNNKQNFKPRNEPKDADGDLQEKLAKLKGMFK; from the coding sequence ATGTTAACCCACCATAAAATAATTGCAGCCGAATTAAAGGTTGCAGAAAAGCAGGTAACTGCTACTATAAATTTGTTAGATGAAGGCGCCACTGTACCTTTTATTTCACGTTACCGTAAAGAATTAACAGGCAGTTTGGATGAAGTTGAAGTTGCCGCAATCCGCGACCGCGTTTTGCAGTTACGCGATCTCGATAAGCGTCGCGAAGCCATCCTAAAATCAATGACCGATTTAGGAAAACTTACCCCTGAGCTCGAAAAACAGATTAACGAAGCAGAAACCATTTCGCTTTTAGAAGATATTTATTTGCCATACAAACCTAAACGTAAAACGCGTGCGTCGGTGGCTAAAGAAAAAGGACTCGAGCCATTGGCTTTACAGATTTTTGATCAAAGTAGTTTCGACCTGGGTGCTGAAGCAGATAAATTTATAGATACCGAAAAAGGTGTAAATTCTTTGGAAGAGGCTTTAGCCGGAGCAAGGGATATTATTGCTGAAATGATTTCGGAAAATGCCGAAGCCCGTACCAAAATGCGCACCTATTTTCAGGAAAAGGCCGATTTTAAATCAGAAGTAATTAAAGGAAAAGAAGAAGAAGGCATTAAATATAAAGATTACTTTGAGTGGAATGAGCCAGTTAAAACCGCAGCCTCGCACCGCGTACTTGCGATGCGTCGTGGCGAAAAAGAACTTATTTTGCGCCTAGATGCCCTCCCACCTGCAGAAGATGCCATTGCATTATTGGAAAATCAGTTTGTTTTAGGCAACAATGCAGCTTCAAAACAAGTACAGCAAGCTTTAGAAGATGGTTACAAACGCTTACTTGAACCAGCAATGGAAACCGAGCTGCGTGTTTTCACCAAACAAAAAGCTGATGAGGAAGCTATCCGCGTTTTTGCCGAAAATGCACGTCAGTTGTTACTTGCAGCACCGATGGGCCAAAAAAATGTCTTGGCTATCGATCCGGGCTTCCGTACCGGTTGTAAAGTGGTTTGTTTAGATAAGCAAGGTCAATTATTAGAAAATACTGCCATTTACCCACACACAGGACAAGGAAATGTTAAAAATGCCGAATTCAGTATTCAGCAGCTTTGCGAAAAACATGATATTGAAGCCATTGCAATTGGTAATGGAACAGCTGGGCGGGAGACAGAGACTTTTGTTAGAGGTTTAAATTTACCGCATATCACCATTGTTATGGTAAATGAAAGTGGTGCTTCAATTTATTCGGCCTCAGAAGTTGCCCGCGAAGAATTCCCAACCCATGATATTACCGTTCGTGGTGCTGTATCTATCGGCCGCAGGCTAATGGACCCACTGGCAGAGCTGGTAAAAATCGATCCAAAATCTATCGGTGTTGGCCAGTACCAGCACGATGTGGATCAGAATAAATTACAGGCAAGTTTGGATGATACCGTAATCAGCGCGGTAAATGCCGTTGGGGTAGAACTAAATACCGCTTCGAAACAAATCTTAGCATACGTGTCAGGTTTAGGACCAGCTTTGGCCCAAAATATTGTAGATTATAGGAACACCCATGGCGCGTTTAAAAACCGCGAAAGCCTGAAAAAAGTTCCGCGTTTAGGCGATAAGGCCTACGAGCAGGCTGCGGGCTTCCTGCGCATCCGTAATGCCGAAAATGTATTGGATACCAGTGGTGTACACCCTGAACGCTACGCGGTAGTAGATAAAATGGCTAAAGACCTGGGCACAACTGTTTCTGCATTGATGAAAGATACGCAACTACAAAAACAGATTAAGCCACAACAATATGTAACTGACGAAATTGGTCTGCCGACCCTTAACGATATCTTAAAAGAATTGGCAAAACCTGGCCGCGATCCACGTGAGCAGTTTGAGGCATTTAGCTTCACCGATGGCGTTAACGAAATTGCCGATTTAAGAACAGGTATGAAATTGCCAGGTATTGTAACGAATATTACCAATTTTGGTGCTTTTGTTGATATCGGCGTTCACCAGGATGGATTGGTGCATACCAGCCAATTGGCAAACCGCTTCGTAGCCAACCCGAACGATGTGGTAAAAGTGCATCAAAAAGTAGAAGTTACTGTTATGGAAGTTGATGTAGCCCGTAAAAGGATTTCGCTATCGATGAAAACTGAAGCTAGTCCGAAGTCAGAAGTCCGTAGTCAGAAGCCAAGGGATCAAAAAACAAAGCAAGATTACAAGCCGAACAATAATAAACAAAACTTCAAGCCACGCAATGAGCCAAAAGATGCCGACGGTGATCTGCAGGAAAAACTTGCAAAATTGAAAGGTATGTTTAAATAA
- the pnuC gene encoding nicotinamide riboside transporter PnuC, with translation MSYLEFFAVITGIIAVILSAKASIWSWPAGIVNVFLSAFLYYQTQLYPDMFLMIFFFITNIMGWWRWKNPKPEEEDKNKELKISFMPLRQFLILLVAGIVGTILIGTLASQLHNWLPLLFNLPSAYPFVDSFIFVMSVITTFLMIEKRVECWIIWLIIDIVATYLYFLKGIKFMGVEYFVFTIIAGFALWNWVKEYKSYSKAN, from the coding sequence ATGAGTTACCTAGAGTTCTTTGCGGTAATAACCGGAATTATCGCTGTAATCCTCTCTGCTAAAGCCAGTATCTGGAGCTGGCCTGCGGGTATTGTAAATGTTTTCCTTTCAGCATTTTTATATTATCAAACCCAGCTCTACCCCGATATGTTTCTGATGATTTTCTTTTTTATTACCAATATCATGGGCTGGTGGCGATGGAAAAACCCAAAACCTGAAGAAGAAGATAAAAATAAAGAACTCAAAATTAGCTTTATGCCGCTGAGACAGTTTTTAATTTTACTTGTTGCAGGCATTGTTGGCACAATATTAATAGGCACGCTGGCCAGTCAACTCCACAATTGGCTCCCATTGTTGTTTAACCTGCCGAGTGCCTATCCATTTGTCGATTCATTTATTTTTGTAATGAGTGTAATTACCACTTTTTTAATGATAGAGAAAAGGGTTGAGTGCTGGATTATCTGGCTCATAATCGATATCGTGGCTACTTACCTTTATTTTCTCAAAGGAATCAAATTTATGGGAGTCGAATATTTCGTTTTCACCATTATTGCCGGCTTTGCATTGTGGAACTGGGTAAAAGAATATAAAAGCTACAGTAAAGCAAACTAA
- a CDS encoding ORF6N domain-containing protein, which translates to MLPIIPDNILVNKIHELRVYKVMLDSDLAELYNVGTKRLNEQVSRNPDRFPEDFMFQLTDEEWLNLKSQIATSSWGGRRKLPYAFTEHGILMLSNVLSSNTNCKDLYPYPQFAFRKY; encoded by the coding sequence ATGCTTCCTATCATCCCTGACAATATTCTGGTTAATAAAATTCACGAACTGAGAGTCTACAAAGTAATGCTCGATAGTGACCTGGCGGAGTTGTATAATGTGGGAACTAAACGGCTAAACGAGCAGGTAAGTAGAAACCCGGATAGATTCCCTGAAGATTTCATGTTCCAGCTCACAGATGAAGAGTGGCTAAACTTGAAGTCGCAAATTGCAACTTCAAGTTGGGGCGGTAGACGAAAACTTCCATATGCTTTTACTGAACATGGTATATTAATGCTTTCGAATGTATTGAGTAGTAATACAAATTGTAAGGATCTTTACCCGTATCCCCAATTTGCTTTCAGAAAATACTAG